Below is a genomic region from uncultured Erythrobacter sp..
GCGGGTAACTACTTCGTGCGCGGGGGCCACCGGCACCGTGTGGTAATTGGCAAGGACACGCGGCTTTCGGGCTATATGATGGAAAGCGCGCTGGTCGCGGGCTTCACCAGTGTCGGCATGGATGTGATCATGACCGGCCCGCTGCCGACCCCTGCGATCGCGCTGCTCACCCGCGAAATGCGCGCCGATCTGGGCGTGATGATCTCGGCGAGCCACAATTTGTTCCCCGATAACGGCATCAAGCTGTTCGGCCCCGACGGCTTCAAACTGTCGGACGAGGCCGAGGCCGAGATCGAGGCACTGCTTGATACCGAACCCAAGCTTGCCGATTCAGAACATATCGGACGCGCGCGCCGGATCGAGGATGCGCGCGGGCGCTATATCCATGCGGTCAAAAACTCGGTGTCGAACGAGGTCCGCTTTGATGGCCTCAAAGTTGTGGTCGATTGCGCGCATGGGGCGGCCTATCAGGTTGCCCCCTCGGCGATCTGGGAGCTTGGCGCAGAAGTGATCACGCTCGGCGTCAATCCCAACGGCACCAATATCAATGACGGGGTCGGTTCGACCGCAATCGAGGCGCTTCAGGCAAAGGTGGTCGAGGAAGGCGCGGATATCGGCATTGCTCTCGACGGCGATGCCGACCGGCTGATCGTTGTCGATGAAAAGGGCACCAAGGTCGACGGCGACCAGATCATGGCATTGATCGCGACCCGCATGCACGAAAAGGGCGCACTGACCGGCGGCGGCGTGGTTGCCACGGTCATGTCGAACCTGGGGCTTGAACGCTATCTCGCCGGGCTTGGCTTGACGCTGGAGCGGACCAAGGTGGGTGACCGCTATGTGCTGGAGCGAATGAAAGAAGGCGGATTCAATGTCGGCGGCGAACAATCGGGTCACATGATCCTGCTTGACCACGGAACCACCGGCGACGGCACAGTTGCGGCCATGCGCGTGCTCACCAGCCTCGTCCGCTCACAAAAGCCTGCGAGCGAGATCCTGCACCTGTTCGATCCCGTCCCGCAACTGCTCAAGAATGTCCGCTATGAAGGCGGCGCGCCGCTCGACAATGATAGCGTGAAATCGGTGATCGCAGCGGCAGAAGCGGAACTGGAAGGCAAAGGCCGGTTGGTCATCCGCCCCTCGGGCACAGAGCCGGTGATCCGCGTCATGGCCGAAGGCGACGATGCGAGGCAGGTCGAAAGCGTGGTTGACCGCGTGTGCGACGCCGTGCGCGCGGCTAGGTAAGGAGAGACGCGATGCTCGAAATGCGCCCCGATTGCGAGAAATGCGGCAGCGACCTCCCCGCAGAGGCGCCCGGCGCCTTCATCTGCAGCTTTGAATGCACCTTTTGCGCGCTCTGCGCAGAGGAAGCTGACGATGTCTGCCCCAATTGCGGCGGCGAGCTGATGGACCGGCCCACCCGCGCGGCGGCTCTGCACGCCAAATATCCGCCCAGCACCGAACGGAAATTCAAGGGATGAGCAAGAGCCCCCCAAGGGTGCTCTCGATCGCCGGTTCGGATTCTTCAGGCGGTGCGGGGGTGCAGGCCGATATCAAGACCATCGCGATGCTGGGCGGCTATGCGATGAGCGCGATCACAACCGTAACTGCGCAGAACAGCGTCGGCGTGCAAGCGATTGCGCCGATGGCGGGCAGTGTTGTTGCGCAGCAGATCGCCTCGTGCATCGACGATATTGGCATCGACGCGGTGAAGATCGGGATGCTCCACGATGTGGAGATCATCGAGGCCGTGGCCGAAGCGTTGAAGGACGTCGAAGCGCCGATAGTGCTTGATCCGGTGATGATCGCCACCAGTGGCGCGGCTCTGATCGCCCCCGACGCGATCGAAGCCATGCGCGAGCGGCTGTTTCCGATGGCGGAACTGGTGACGCCCAACCTTCCCGAGCTTGCGCATCTGCTGGAGCGTTCGCTCAGCGATTCCTCACAGATGGCCGAGGCTGCCGAAGAGCTTGCCAACAAAACCGGTGCAGCCGTGCTGGCCAAAGGCGGGCACACATCGGACGAGCGGATCATCGACATTCTCTATGTGCCCGGCGGTCGTGCTGTGCAGTTCAACCACGCGCGCATTGACACCCGCCACACCCACGGAACGGGGTGCACTCTGTCATCGGCGATTGCGACGCTGCTCGGCCACGGACAGCCGCTCGAACACGCCGTGCGGCTGGGGCGGAATTTCGTCATCCGCGCGATCGAGAACGCGCCTGGCTTTGGAGAAGGCAATGGTCCGCTAGGCCATCACGCGGTCAGAAGTTTGGACTAGCTCTCGATCTCGTAAAATTCCGAGATGTGCTCCCACGCCTCATCCGCGGTTTCGCACCAGTGGAACAGGTCGAGGTCCTTTTTAGAGATCGTGCCTTCTTCGGCAATCGCCTCAAAATCGACGACACGGGTCCAGAAATCCTTGCCGAACAGCATGATCGGGATCGGCTTCATCTTGCCGGTCTGGATCAGGGTTAGCAGCTCGAAAAATTCGTCAAACGTGCCAAAGCCGCCCGGGAACACCGCAACGGCACGCGCGCGCAGGAGGAAGTGCATTTTGCGCAGCGCGAAATAGTGGAAATTAAGCGACAGGTACGGCGTCACATATGAGTTGGGAGCCTGCTCATGCGGGAGCACAATGTTGAGCCCGATGGACTCGCTGCCCGCATCGCTTGCGCCGCGATTGGCCGCTTCCATAATCGACGGCCCGCCGCCTGAACACACCACAAACTGCCGCTTGCCGTCCTCGATGATCGCTTTTTCTGAGACCATTTTGGCAAGCTTGTGCGCCTCGGCGTAATATTTCGCCTTGTCGGCCAGACGCTGAGCGACCTTCTGGTCCCACTCGTCGCCATCCTTGGCTGCATCGATCTTGGCCTGCGCCTGTTCGGGAGAGGGAATGCGCGCCGAACCATACATCACCATGGTCGAACCCACACGTGCTTCGTCGAGCAGCATTTCGGGTTTCAACAGCTCCAGCTGGAACCGCACCGGGCGCAGCTCGTCGCGCAGCAGGAAATCGGTGTCACTAAAAGCAAGCTTATAAGCGGGATGCTCGGTCTGAGGGGTTTTGTCGGGGGCTTCGTCGGCGAACCGGCTTTCTTCGCCGGCGCGGTAGAATTTGCGATCTGTTAGGTCTTTGTCAGTCATTTATCCTCCCCTAGGCGCGCAGCATCATGCGGGCAAGGCAGCGTTTTGTCGGACTGTGATCGAAAAAGATTGGATGCCCCGTGAGGATTCGAACCTCAATTGACGGAGTCAGAGTCCGTAGTCTTACCATTAGACGACGGGGCATCAGCATCAGCGGAGCGGAATCACCGGGCTCCCCGACGCGAGACGCGCCATCTAGGTTTGCGCGAGCGCGCGGTCAAGGCTCATCAGCGCTCTGTCTGCTTGCTCTGTTGCCGCGCTTGGTTTAGCTTTGTCTTCAGGTGCTGGCGCTAATTTCGCGTCAGTGAGATGAAAGAATGACTTATGGCGGACCATCCTCCGCCGGACATACATAAGAAGGCTGGTAAAAAACGGGGCGGCAAGTCCGGCAAGGTAGCCGATTTTCGCTACAAGCGCTCCAATCAGCCCAACAGTACAAGCGGCCAGAAACGCGGCGCATCGGCGCACGCGGGGCCTCCTCGCAAATTCACCGGCAATCCGCCCCCGCGCAAGGGAGAGGCCTATGCTGCGCTCGATCTTGGCACCAACAATTGCCGCCTGCTGATCGCGCGGCCTTCGGGCAAGGATTTCACCGTTATCGATGCTTTCAGCCGGGTGGTGAAACTGGGCGAAGATCTTGCCTCGAGTGGCAGGCTTTCGGACGAGGCGATGGACCGCGCGATGGGTGCGCTCTCCATTTGCGCGGACAAGCTGCGCCGCCGCAATGTCCGTCTGGCGCGCTCTGTTGCGACCGAGGCCTGCCGCCGCGCGTCAAATGGTGCAGATTTTATCGAGCGGGTGAAACGCGAAACCGGCATTGTGCTCGACATTATCAGCGCCGAGGAAGAGGCGCGGCTGGCCGTTCTGGGCTGCCATATCCTGCTTGAGCAAGGCCACGGGCCGGCGGTGATCTTCGACATTGGCGGCGGCTCGACCGAGCTGGTGCTGATCGAACCGGGCGGGAAGATTCCGCATATTATCGACTGGCAAAGCGTTCCCTGGGGCGTTGTTTCGCTGACCGACACCATTGCCCGCAAGGGCAGCGGGCCCGAGGCGCGGCTGGATCGCTATGCCAGAATGCGCGCGGCGGTTTCAGAGAGTTTTGCTCCCTTTGCCCAGCGGATCGCCGAGGCATCGACGAGCGATGACATTCGCCTGCTGGGCACCAGCGGGACGGTAACGACGCTGGCCAGCCTGCATCTCAAATTGCCGCATTATGATCGCAAGGCAGTCGACGGGTTGATAGTGCCATCGCATTCGATGCGCACAATCAGCACGCGGCTTTCGGCCATGTCTCCAGAGGAACGCAGCGAATTGCCTTGTATCGGGCATGACCGCGCCGATCTGGTGGTGGCGGGCTGCGCGATTCTTGAATCGATCCTAGACCTGTGGCCCGCCGAACGGCTTGGCGTTGCAGATCGCGGCATTCGTGAGGGCATTTTGCGCAGCCTCATGGCAGCCGAACGCCAGAGCGAGCGCAGCCTCAAGGCGCTTGCACAGCAGCGCTCAGGCAAGACAGGCTGACACAATGACACGATCCGGACGCAATCCCGACCGCAGGGTCAAAACCGCGAAGAAGCGCACCGAAAGCTCGACCCGCTGGCTGCAACGCCAGCTCAACGATCCATACGTGAAGCAGGCCAAGGCAGACGGCTATCGCAGCCGCGCTGCATACAAGCTGATCGAATTGGACGACCGGTTCAGCCTTATTCGCGGTGCAAAGCGCGTGGTCGATCTGGGCATTGCGCCGGGCGGGTGGAGTCAGGTGGTGCGCGCCAAGGCTCCCAAGGCGCAAGTGGTGGGCATCGACCTGCTGGAAACCGACCCGATTGAAGGCGTTACCATTTTCCAGATGGATTTCATGGATTACGCCGCGCCTGCGAGGCTGGAAGAAGCATTGGGCGGCGCGCCTGACCTCGTCCTTTCAGACATGGCGGCGAACACGGTCGGCCACAAACAGACCGACCATCTGCGAACTATGGCTCTGGTCGAGGCTGGCGCGTGGTTTGCGGTGGAGACGCTCGACAAAGGCGGGGCGTTTGTGGCCAAGGTGCTGGCAGGTGGGACCGATACCGAGCTGCTTTCGCTGCTCAAACAGCACTTCAAGAGCGTCAAACACGCCAAACCCCCGGCGAGCCGCAAGGGCTCATCGGAGTGGTACGTTGTTGCTCAGGGATTCAAGGGACGCGAGTAACCCGCCCGCCTGAAATTTACGCGCCTGCTTCTTCGAGCTCGGCTGCGGCTTCTTGCTGCGCTTCGGCTTCTGCAGCGCCAGCTTCTACCGCTTCGTTTTCTTCCACTTCGACATCGGCATCGCTCTCTTCAGCGGCGACTTCGACATATTCGGGGATCGGCAGGTTCGAACCGAAGGAGTTCATATACATCGCAACCGCTGCACGGTCCTCGATGCTCGACAGGCCGGCAAAGCTCATCTTCGTGCCATCGACATAACGGCGCGGGCTGGCGAGCCACTGGTTCATTTCTTCCCAGCCCCAATTGCCGCCAAAGCCTGCCATGGCAGGTGAATAGCTGTAGCCGGATACGCCGCCGACAGGAG
It encodes:
- a CDS encoding RlmE family RNA methyltransferase, with the translated sequence MTRSGRNPDRRVKTAKKRTESSTRWLQRQLNDPYVKQAKADGYRSRAAYKLIELDDRFSLIRGAKRVVDLGIAPGGWSQVVRAKAPKAQVVGIDLLETDPIEGVTIFQMDFMDYAAPARLEEALGGAPDLVLSDMAANTVGHKQTDHLRTMALVEAGAWFAVETLDKGGAFVAKVLAGGTDTELLSLLKQHFKSVKHAKPPASRKGSSEWYVVAQGFKGRE
- a CDS encoding LOG family protein, producing MTDKDLTDRKFYRAGEESRFADEAPDKTPQTEHPAYKLAFSDTDFLLRDELRPVRFQLELLKPEMLLDEARVGSTMVMYGSARIPSPEQAQAKIDAAKDGDEWDQKVAQRLADKAKYYAEAHKLAKMVSEKAIIEDGKRQFVVCSGGGPSIMEAANRGASDAGSESIGLNIVLPHEQAPNSYVTPYLSLNFHYFALRKMHFLLRARAVAVFPGGFGTFDEFFELLTLIQTGKMKPIPIMLFGKDFWTRVVDFEAIAEEGTISKKDLDLFHWCETADEAWEHISEFYEIES
- the thiD gene encoding bifunctional hydroxymethylpyrimidine kinase/phosphomethylpyrimidine kinase; amino-acid sequence: MSKSPPRVLSIAGSDSSGGAGVQADIKTIAMLGGYAMSAITTVTAQNSVGVQAIAPMAGSVVAQQIASCIDDIGIDAVKIGMLHDVEIIEAVAEALKDVEAPIVLDPVMIATSGAALIAPDAIEAMRERLFPMAELVTPNLPELAHLLERSLSDSSQMAEAAEELANKTGAAVLAKGGHTSDERIIDILYVPGGRAVQFNHARIDTRHTHGTGCTLSSAIATLLGHGQPLEHAVRLGRNFVIRAIENAPGFGEGNGPLGHHAVRSLD
- a CDS encoding Ppx/GppA phosphatase family protein translates to MADHPPPDIHKKAGKKRGGKSGKVADFRYKRSNQPNSTSGQKRGASAHAGPPRKFTGNPPPRKGEAYAALDLGTNNCRLLIARPSGKDFTVIDAFSRVVKLGEDLASSGRLSDEAMDRAMGALSICADKLRRRNVRLARSVATEACRRASNGADFIERVKRETGIVLDIISAEEEARLAVLGCHILLEQGHGPAVIFDIGGGSTELVLIEPGGKIPHIIDWQSVPWGVVSLTDTIARKGSGPEARLDRYARMRAAVSESFAPFAQRIAEASTSDDIRLLGTSGTVTTLASLHLKLPHYDRKAVDGLIVPSHSMRTISTRLSAMSPEERSELPCIGHDRADLVVAGCAILESILDLWPAERLGVADRGIREGILRSLMAAERQSERSLKALAQQRSGKTG
- a CDS encoding DUF1272 domain-containing protein; the encoded protein is MLEMRPDCEKCGSDLPAEAPGAFICSFECTFCALCAEEADDVCPNCGGELMDRPTRAAALHAKYPPSTERKFKG
- the glmM gene encoding phosphoglucosamine mutase, with amino-acid sequence MARNFFGTDGIRGRTNAGIITAETAMRVGQAAGNYFVRGGHRHRVVIGKDTRLSGYMMESALVAGFTSVGMDVIMTGPLPTPAIALLTREMRADLGVMISASHNLFPDNGIKLFGPDGFKLSDEAEAEIEALLDTEPKLADSEHIGRARRIEDARGRYIHAVKNSVSNEVRFDGLKVVVDCAHGAAYQVAPSAIWELGAEVITLGVNPNGTNINDGVGSTAIEALQAKVVEEGADIGIALDGDADRLIVVDEKGTKVDGDQIMALIATRMHEKGALTGGGVVATVMSNLGLERYLAGLGLTLERTKVGDRYVLERMKEGGFNVGGEQSGHMILLDHGTTGDGTVAAMRVLTSLVRSQKPASEILHLFDPVPQLLKNVRYEGGAPLDNDSVKSVIAAAEAELEGKGRLVIRPSGTEPVIRVMAEGDDARQVESVVDRVCDAVRAAR